The Daphnia pulex isolate KAP4 chromosome 3, ASM2113471v1 genome includes a region encoding these proteins:
- the LOC124189870 gene encoding 1-acyl-sn-glycerol-3-phosphate acyltransferase gamma-like isoform X1, protein MQSSEKAQKTTQTNTKEKCLNRKHCLITASKSTQERNKMLAIQKLMFLPVVVLFINLFISGLVINLIQLLLWVCVRPGSRWLYQKVNYYLLYILWTQIVFIGEWWSSSTCAILTDDETWSKMGKEHAIVIMNHSFEVDWLMGWLVCEQSRLLASSKVFIKKSIKWIPIIGWAWQFGEAVFLERNWEKDKLIMGKQVKNLGEYADPVWLLLFAEGTRFTPAKHAASVEFAHKSGLQPLQHLLLPRTKGFLLTVEMLETFTSYIFFCRIHYVFTYVFTTANCFKMAKIQVQNLRGRFPAIYCATLAFNCKEGSTPTLKNMLLGRRVIGEMLLERIPLETIPENPDEASKWLYNNYRHKDHMLDVYKREGSFPSSDLIGEHHHFRGPIRSHYRPRRLWSVIIMLTTSYFTLPPVLYALYALFCSGFINVLIAVSLVLAVMYALYKLVALTRVSKGSSYGRSDAEKKTY, encoded by the exons ATGCAATCATCTGAGAAAGCCcagaaaacaacacaaacaaatacGAAAgaaaagtgtttgaatcgGAAACATTGTTTGATAACAGCAAGCAAAAGTACACAAGAAA GGAACAAAATGTTGGCCATTCAAAAGCTAATGTTCTTGCCAGTTGTGGTACTATTCATCAACCTTTTCATCTCAGGGTTGGTAATCAACTTGATACAACTTTTGCTGTGGGTTTGTGTAAGACCAGGGAGTCGATGGTTATACCAAAAAGTAAACTATTATCTGCTCTACATTTTGTGGACTC aaattgtttttattggtgAGTGGTGGTCATCTTCCACATGTGCAATTTTAACAGATGATGAAACTTGGtctaaaatgggaaaagagcATGCAATTGTAATTATGAATCATTCCTTTGAGGTTGATTGGCTCATGGGATGGCTGGTTTGTGAACAGTCTAGGTTACTGGCG AGCTCCAaagtttttattaaaaaatctattaaatGGATACCTATCATTGGCTGGGCATGGCAGTTTGGTGAAGCAGTCTT CCTTGAGCGCAACTGGGAAAAAGACAAGTTGATCATGGGGAAGCAAGTAAAAAATCTAGGAGAATATGCCGATCCCGTCTGg CTTCTACTTTTTGCGGAAGGAACAAGATTTACTCCTGCCAAACAc GCTGCTTCTGTTGAGTTTGCTCACAAATCTGGTCTTCAACCATTGCAACATCTGCTCCTACCAAGAACCAAGGGATTCCTGTTGACGGTAGAAATGCTAGAAACATTTActtcctatatttttttttgccgtaTTCACTATGTATTCACATATGTATTCACTACCGCAAACTGTTTTAAAATGGCTAAAATTCAGGTCCAAAATTTGAGAGGGCGTTTTCCTGCCATATACTGTGCTACTCTTGCATTTAATTG CAAGGAAGGCTCTACACCTACTCTAAAAAACATGTTGCTTGGCCGCCGAGTAATAGGTGAAATGCTACTTGAAAGGATTCCTTTAGAAACTATCCCTGAAAACCCAGATGAAGCTTCCAAATGGCTTTATAACAATTATCGCCATAAG GATCATATGTTAGATGTCTACAAGAGAGAGGGGTCATTTCCTTCGTCGGACTTAATTGGAGAGCATCATCACTTTCGTGGGCCCATACGAAGTCATTACCGTCCAAGACGATTGTGGTCTGTTATCATTATGTTGACTACGTCGTACTTCACACTGCCTCCAGTGCTCTATGCTCTGTATGCCCTATTCTGCTCCGGATTTATCAACGTACTGATTGCCGTCTCGTTAGTTCTTGCAG tGATGTATGCACTGTATAAATTGGTGGCTCTAACTCGAGTCAGCAAGGGTTCATCATACGGACGCTCTGACGCTGAAAAGAAGACATATTAG
- the LOC124189870 gene encoding 1-acyl-sn-glycerol-3-phosphate acyltransferase gamma-like isoform X5 has protein sequence MQSSEKAQKTTQTNTKEKCLNRKHCLITASKRNKMLAIQKLMFLPVVVLFINLFISGLVINLIQLLLWVCVRPGSRWLYQKVNYYLLYILWTQIVFIGEWWSSSTCAILTDDETWSKMGKEHAIVIMNHSFEVDWLMGWLVCEQSRLLASSKVFIKKSIKWIPIIGWAWQFGEAVFLERNWEKDKLIMGKQVKNLGEYADPVWLLLFAEGTRFTPAKHAASVEFAHKSGLQPLQHLLLPRTKGFLLTVQNLRGRFPAIYCATLAFNCKEGSTPTLKNMLLGRRVIGEMLLERIPLETIPENPDEASKWLYNNYRHKDHMLDVYKREGSFPSSDLIGEHHHFRGPIRSHYRPRRLWSVIIMLTTSYFTLPPVLYALYALFCSGFINVLIAVSLVLAVMYALYKLVALTRVSKGSSYGRSDAEKKTY, from the exons ATGCAATCATCTGAGAAAGCCcagaaaacaacacaaacaaatacGAAAgaaaagtgtttgaatcgGAAACATTGTTTGATAACAGCAAGCAAAA GGAACAAAATGTTGGCCATTCAAAAGCTAATGTTCTTGCCAGTTGTGGTACTATTCATCAACCTTTTCATCTCAGGGTTGGTAATCAACTTGATACAACTTTTGCTGTGGGTTTGTGTAAGACCAGGGAGTCGATGGTTATACCAAAAAGTAAACTATTATCTGCTCTACATTTTGTGGACTC aaattgtttttattggtgAGTGGTGGTCATCTTCCACATGTGCAATTTTAACAGATGATGAAACTTGGtctaaaatgggaaaagagcATGCAATTGTAATTATGAATCATTCCTTTGAGGTTGATTGGCTCATGGGATGGCTGGTTTGTGAACAGTCTAGGTTACTGGCG AGCTCCAaagtttttattaaaaaatctattaaatGGATACCTATCATTGGCTGGGCATGGCAGTTTGGTGAAGCAGTCTT CCTTGAGCGCAACTGGGAAAAAGACAAGTTGATCATGGGGAAGCAAGTAAAAAATCTAGGAGAATATGCCGATCCCGTCTGg CTTCTACTTTTTGCGGAAGGAACAAGATTTACTCCTGCCAAACAc GCTGCTTCTGTTGAGTTTGCTCACAAATCTGGTCTTCAACCATTGCAACATCTGCTCCTACCAAGAACCAAGGGATTCCTGTTGACG GTCCAAAATTTGAGAGGGCGTTTTCCTGCCATATACTGTGCTACTCTTGCATTTAATTG CAAGGAAGGCTCTACACCTACTCTAAAAAACATGTTGCTTGGCCGCCGAGTAATAGGTGAAATGCTACTTGAAAGGATTCCTTTAGAAACTATCCCTGAAAACCCAGATGAAGCTTCCAAATGGCTTTATAACAATTATCGCCATAAG GATCATATGTTAGATGTCTACAAGAGAGAGGGGTCATTTCCTTCGTCGGACTTAATTGGAGAGCATCATCACTTTCGTGGGCCCATACGAAGTCATTACCGTCCAAGACGATTGTGGTCTGTTATCATTATGTTGACTACGTCGTACTTCACACTGCCTCCAGTGCTCTATGCTCTGTATGCCCTATTCTGCTCCGGATTTATCAACGTACTGATTGCCGTCTCGTTAGTTCTTGCAG tGATGTATGCACTGTATAAATTGGTGGCTCTAACTCGAGTCAGCAAGGGTTCATCATACGGACGCTCTGACGCTGAAAAGAAGACATATTAG
- the LOC124189870 gene encoding 1-acyl-sn-glycerol-3-phosphate acyltransferase gamma-like isoform X3, which translates to MQSSEKAQKTTQTNTKEKCLNRKHCLITASKSTQERNKMLAIQKLMFLPVVVLFINLFISGLVINLIQLLLWVCVRPGSRWLYQKVNYYLLYILWTQIVFIGEWWSSSTCAILTDDETWSKMGKEHAIVIMNHSFEVDWLMGWLVCEQSRLLASSKVFIKKSIKWIPIIGWAWQFGEAVFLERNWEKDKLIMGKQVKNLGEYADPVWLLLFAEGTRFTPAKHAASVEFAHKSGLQPLQHLLLPRTKGFLLTVQNLRGRFPAIYCATLAFNCKEGSTPTLKNMLLGRRVIGEMLLERIPLETIPENPDEASKWLYNNYRHKDHMLDVYKREGSFPSSDLIGEHHHFRGPIRSHYRPRRLWSVIIMLTTSYFTLPPVLYALYALFCSGFINVLIAVSLVLAVMYALYKLVALTRVSKGSSYGRSDAEKKTY; encoded by the exons ATGCAATCATCTGAGAAAGCCcagaaaacaacacaaacaaatacGAAAgaaaagtgtttgaatcgGAAACATTGTTTGATAACAGCAAGCAAAAGTACACAAGAAA GGAACAAAATGTTGGCCATTCAAAAGCTAATGTTCTTGCCAGTTGTGGTACTATTCATCAACCTTTTCATCTCAGGGTTGGTAATCAACTTGATACAACTTTTGCTGTGGGTTTGTGTAAGACCAGGGAGTCGATGGTTATACCAAAAAGTAAACTATTATCTGCTCTACATTTTGTGGACTC aaattgtttttattggtgAGTGGTGGTCATCTTCCACATGTGCAATTTTAACAGATGATGAAACTTGGtctaaaatgggaaaagagcATGCAATTGTAATTATGAATCATTCCTTTGAGGTTGATTGGCTCATGGGATGGCTGGTTTGTGAACAGTCTAGGTTACTGGCG AGCTCCAaagtttttattaaaaaatctattaaatGGATACCTATCATTGGCTGGGCATGGCAGTTTGGTGAAGCAGTCTT CCTTGAGCGCAACTGGGAAAAAGACAAGTTGATCATGGGGAAGCAAGTAAAAAATCTAGGAGAATATGCCGATCCCGTCTGg CTTCTACTTTTTGCGGAAGGAACAAGATTTACTCCTGCCAAACAc GCTGCTTCTGTTGAGTTTGCTCACAAATCTGGTCTTCAACCATTGCAACATCTGCTCCTACCAAGAACCAAGGGATTCCTGTTGACG GTCCAAAATTTGAGAGGGCGTTTTCCTGCCATATACTGTGCTACTCTTGCATTTAATTG CAAGGAAGGCTCTACACCTACTCTAAAAAACATGTTGCTTGGCCGCCGAGTAATAGGTGAAATGCTACTTGAAAGGATTCCTTTAGAAACTATCCCTGAAAACCCAGATGAAGCTTCCAAATGGCTTTATAACAATTATCGCCATAAG GATCATATGTTAGATGTCTACAAGAGAGAGGGGTCATTTCCTTCGTCGGACTTAATTGGAGAGCATCATCACTTTCGTGGGCCCATACGAAGTCATTACCGTCCAAGACGATTGTGGTCTGTTATCATTATGTTGACTACGTCGTACTTCACACTGCCTCCAGTGCTCTATGCTCTGTATGCCCTATTCTGCTCCGGATTTATCAACGTACTGATTGCCGTCTCGTTAGTTCTTGCAG tGATGTATGCACTGTATAAATTGGTGGCTCTAACTCGAGTCAGCAAGGGTTCATCATACGGACGCTCTGACGCTGAAAAGAAGACATATTAG
- the LOC124189870 gene encoding 1-acyl-sn-glycerol-3-phosphate acyltransferase gamma-like isoform X6 — translation MQSSEKAQKTTQTNTKEKCLNRKHCLITASKSTQERNKMLAIQKLMFLPVVVLFINLFISGLVINLIQLLLWVCVRPGSRWLYQKVNYYLLYILWTQIVFIGEWWSSSTCAILTDDETWSKMGKEHAIVIMNHSFEVDWLMGWLVCEQSRLLAAASVEFAHKSGLQPLQHLLLPRTKGFLLTVQNLRGRFPAIYCATLAFNCKEGSTPTLKNMLLGRRVIGEMLLERIPLETIPENPDEASKWLYNNYRHKDHMLDVYKREGSFPSSDLIGEHHHFRGPIRSHYRPRRLWSVIIMLTTSYFTLPPVLYALYALFCSGFINVLIAVSLVLAVMYALYKLVALTRVSKGSSYGRSDAEKKTY, via the exons ATGCAATCATCTGAGAAAGCCcagaaaacaacacaaacaaatacGAAAgaaaagtgtttgaatcgGAAACATTGTTTGATAACAGCAAGCAAAAGTACACAAGAAA GGAACAAAATGTTGGCCATTCAAAAGCTAATGTTCTTGCCAGTTGTGGTACTATTCATCAACCTTTTCATCTCAGGGTTGGTAATCAACTTGATACAACTTTTGCTGTGGGTTTGTGTAAGACCAGGGAGTCGATGGTTATACCAAAAAGTAAACTATTATCTGCTCTACATTTTGTGGACTC aaattgtttttattggtgAGTGGTGGTCATCTTCCACATGTGCAATTTTAACAGATGATGAAACTTGGtctaaaatgggaaaagagcATGCAATTGTAATTATGAATCATTCCTTTGAGGTTGATTGGCTCATGGGATGGCTGGTTTGTGAACAGTCTAGGTTACTGGCG GCTGCTTCTGTTGAGTTTGCTCACAAATCTGGTCTTCAACCATTGCAACATCTGCTCCTACCAAGAACCAAGGGATTCCTGTTGACG GTCCAAAATTTGAGAGGGCGTTTTCCTGCCATATACTGTGCTACTCTTGCATTTAATTG CAAGGAAGGCTCTACACCTACTCTAAAAAACATGTTGCTTGGCCGCCGAGTAATAGGTGAAATGCTACTTGAAAGGATTCCTTTAGAAACTATCCCTGAAAACCCAGATGAAGCTTCCAAATGGCTTTATAACAATTATCGCCATAAG GATCATATGTTAGATGTCTACAAGAGAGAGGGGTCATTTCCTTCGTCGGACTTAATTGGAGAGCATCATCACTTTCGTGGGCCCATACGAAGTCATTACCGTCCAAGACGATTGTGGTCTGTTATCATTATGTTGACTACGTCGTACTTCACACTGCCTCCAGTGCTCTATGCTCTGTATGCCCTATTCTGCTCCGGATTTATCAACGTACTGATTGCCGTCTCGTTAGTTCTTGCAG tGATGTATGCACTGTATAAATTGGTGGCTCTAACTCGAGTCAGCAAGGGTTCATCATACGGACGCTCTGACGCTGAAAAGAAGACATATTAG
- the LOC124189870 gene encoding 1-acyl-sn-glycerol-3-phosphate acyltransferase gamma-like isoform X2, translating into MQSSEKAQKTTQTNTKEKCLNRKHCLITASKRNKMLAIQKLMFLPVVVLFINLFISGLVINLIQLLLWVCVRPGSRWLYQKVNYYLLYILWTQIVFIGEWWSSSTCAILTDDETWSKMGKEHAIVIMNHSFEVDWLMGWLVCEQSRLLASSKVFIKKSIKWIPIIGWAWQFGEAVFLERNWEKDKLIMGKQVKNLGEYADPVWLLLFAEGTRFTPAKHAASVEFAHKSGLQPLQHLLLPRTKGFLLTVEMLETFTSYIFFCRIHYVFTYVFTTANCFKMAKIQVQNLRGRFPAIYCATLAFNCKEGSTPTLKNMLLGRRVIGEMLLERIPLETIPENPDEASKWLYNNYRHKDHMLDVYKREGSFPSSDLIGEHHHFRGPIRSHYRPRRLWSVIIMLTTSYFTLPPVLYALYALFCSGFINVLIAVSLVLAVMYALYKLVALTRVSKGSSYGRSDAEKKTY; encoded by the exons ATGCAATCATCTGAGAAAGCCcagaaaacaacacaaacaaatacGAAAgaaaagtgtttgaatcgGAAACATTGTTTGATAACAGCAAGCAAAA GGAACAAAATGTTGGCCATTCAAAAGCTAATGTTCTTGCCAGTTGTGGTACTATTCATCAACCTTTTCATCTCAGGGTTGGTAATCAACTTGATACAACTTTTGCTGTGGGTTTGTGTAAGACCAGGGAGTCGATGGTTATACCAAAAAGTAAACTATTATCTGCTCTACATTTTGTGGACTC aaattgtttttattggtgAGTGGTGGTCATCTTCCACATGTGCAATTTTAACAGATGATGAAACTTGGtctaaaatgggaaaagagcATGCAATTGTAATTATGAATCATTCCTTTGAGGTTGATTGGCTCATGGGATGGCTGGTTTGTGAACAGTCTAGGTTACTGGCG AGCTCCAaagtttttattaaaaaatctattaaatGGATACCTATCATTGGCTGGGCATGGCAGTTTGGTGAAGCAGTCTT CCTTGAGCGCAACTGGGAAAAAGACAAGTTGATCATGGGGAAGCAAGTAAAAAATCTAGGAGAATATGCCGATCCCGTCTGg CTTCTACTTTTTGCGGAAGGAACAAGATTTACTCCTGCCAAACAc GCTGCTTCTGTTGAGTTTGCTCACAAATCTGGTCTTCAACCATTGCAACATCTGCTCCTACCAAGAACCAAGGGATTCCTGTTGACGGTAGAAATGCTAGAAACATTTActtcctatatttttttttgccgtaTTCACTATGTATTCACATATGTATTCACTACCGCAAACTGTTTTAAAATGGCTAAAATTCAGGTCCAAAATTTGAGAGGGCGTTTTCCTGCCATATACTGTGCTACTCTTGCATTTAATTG CAAGGAAGGCTCTACACCTACTCTAAAAAACATGTTGCTTGGCCGCCGAGTAATAGGTGAAATGCTACTTGAAAGGATTCCTTTAGAAACTATCCCTGAAAACCCAGATGAAGCTTCCAAATGGCTTTATAACAATTATCGCCATAAG GATCATATGTTAGATGTCTACAAGAGAGAGGGGTCATTTCCTTCGTCGGACTTAATTGGAGAGCATCATCACTTTCGTGGGCCCATACGAAGTCATTACCGTCCAAGACGATTGTGGTCTGTTATCATTATGTTGACTACGTCGTACTTCACACTGCCTCCAGTGCTCTATGCTCTGTATGCCCTATTCTGCTCCGGATTTATCAACGTACTGATTGCCGTCTCGTTAGTTCTTGCAG tGATGTATGCACTGTATAAATTGGTGGCTCTAACTCGAGTCAGCAAGGGTTCATCATACGGACGCTCTGACGCTGAAAAGAAGACATATTAG
- the LOC124189870 gene encoding 1-acyl-sn-glycerol-3-phosphate acyltransferase gamma-like isoform X4, giving the protein MLAIQKLMFLPVVVLFINLFISGLVINLIQLLLWVCVRPGSRWLYQKVNYYLLYILWTQIVFIGEWWSSSTCAILTDDETWSKMGKEHAIVIMNHSFEVDWLMGWLVCEQSRLLASSKVFIKKSIKWIPIIGWAWQFGEAVFLERNWEKDKLIMGKQVKNLGEYADPVWLLLFAEGTRFTPAKHAASVEFAHKSGLQPLQHLLLPRTKGFLLTVEMLETFTSYIFFCRIHYVFTYVFTTANCFKMAKIQVQNLRGRFPAIYCATLAFNCKEGSTPTLKNMLLGRRVIGEMLLERIPLETIPENPDEASKWLYNNYRHKDHMLDVYKREGSFPSSDLIGEHHHFRGPIRSHYRPRRLWSVIIMLTTSYFTLPPVLYALYALFCSGFINVLIAVSLVLAVMYALYKLVALTRVSKGSSYGRSDAEKKTY; this is encoded by the exons ATGTTGGCCATTCAAAAGCTAATGTTCTTGCCAGTTGTGGTACTATTCATCAACCTTTTCATCTCAGGGTTGGTAATCAACTTGATACAACTTTTGCTGTGGGTTTGTGTAAGACCAGGGAGTCGATGGTTATACCAAAAAGTAAACTATTATCTGCTCTACATTTTGTGGACTC aaattgtttttattggtgAGTGGTGGTCATCTTCCACATGTGCAATTTTAACAGATGATGAAACTTGGtctaaaatgggaaaagagcATGCAATTGTAATTATGAATCATTCCTTTGAGGTTGATTGGCTCATGGGATGGCTGGTTTGTGAACAGTCTAGGTTACTGGCG AGCTCCAaagtttttattaaaaaatctattaaatGGATACCTATCATTGGCTGGGCATGGCAGTTTGGTGAAGCAGTCTT CCTTGAGCGCAACTGGGAAAAAGACAAGTTGATCATGGGGAAGCAAGTAAAAAATCTAGGAGAATATGCCGATCCCGTCTGg CTTCTACTTTTTGCGGAAGGAACAAGATTTACTCCTGCCAAACAc GCTGCTTCTGTTGAGTTTGCTCACAAATCTGGTCTTCAACCATTGCAACATCTGCTCCTACCAAGAACCAAGGGATTCCTGTTGACGGTAGAAATGCTAGAAACATTTActtcctatatttttttttgccgtaTTCACTATGTATTCACATATGTATTCACTACCGCAAACTGTTTTAAAATGGCTAAAATTCAGGTCCAAAATTTGAGAGGGCGTTTTCCTGCCATATACTGTGCTACTCTTGCATTTAATTG CAAGGAAGGCTCTACACCTACTCTAAAAAACATGTTGCTTGGCCGCCGAGTAATAGGTGAAATGCTACTTGAAAGGATTCCTTTAGAAACTATCCCTGAAAACCCAGATGAAGCTTCCAAATGGCTTTATAACAATTATCGCCATAAG GATCATATGTTAGATGTCTACAAGAGAGAGGGGTCATTTCCTTCGTCGGACTTAATTGGAGAGCATCATCACTTTCGTGGGCCCATACGAAGTCATTACCGTCCAAGACGATTGTGGTCTGTTATCATTATGTTGACTACGTCGTACTTCACACTGCCTCCAGTGCTCTATGCTCTGTATGCCCTATTCTGCTCCGGATTTATCAACGTACTGATTGCCGTCTCGTTAGTTCTTGCAG tGATGTATGCACTGTATAAATTGGTGGCTCTAACTCGAGTCAGCAAGGGTTCATCATACGGACGCTCTGACGCTGAAAAGAAGACATATTAG